A genomic window from Elaeis guineensis isolate ETL-2024a chromosome 3, EG11, whole genome shotgun sequence includes:
- the LOC105041850 gene encoding LOW QUALITY PROTEIN: pre-rRNA-processing protein esf1 (The sequence of the model RefSeq protein was modified relative to this genomic sequence to represent the inferred CDS: inserted 1 base in 1 codon): protein MASTANGDKKRKKEKKNKNLREHPENDEFEDIKKKKKNNKKKQRLQPHADPPPXEIEDKVMEKHGKKQNKKKDKTKERNRQDGRELESAADIGEEKKKRNSRITDPRFSSAHFDPRFQRMPKRESKVVIDSRFSRMFSEKNFSTSSAPIDKRGKARKEKGVNPLLHYYLHQDEEGDGETETKEEETDELREGSPELPRKASKSAYELEVSEEEKGEKEEDFAASESDESTSTSEEDDYDDDEYSVGSDICQYLMADHKDTPMTDKVTYRLAVVNMDWEHIKAVDLYVVMSSCLPKGGQVLSVAVYPSEFGFKCMEIEAAHGPSGLLDGNEERSDDDSDIYNEKLRTYELNKLRYYYAVVVCDSSATADHIYTTLDGTEFLKTSNVFDLQFIPDTMEFKYPPRDITTEAPTSYKEPDFHTRALQHSKVKLSWEEDEPERTKILRRKFNPNQLDELNEYLASSGDSDEGDDNDGENGFESDDAAASPNGEEKRRIAREKLRALLQSGDDSDADRNDDKDMEITFNTELEDLGKRILEKKDKKSETVWEAVLRKRSEKKKARKRRSKYSSEDDSSDYDVREAPDQPDDFFAEEPSATDTKVSKKCSKELSKTKVKGNRKVRDLSPDMEKEQEASRAELELLLADAQDAEHGPKGYNLKPKKVKGKKGKEKPSDDKLPDVNIADDSRFSALFSSHHFAVDPTDPQFKRSAAYIRQRQRKQQSGAREEATMEEAVNSTEQVPADDTIPAKDDSLDPTGESLEREKNEFSSTVWSLKRNLSTLKIKSKGR from the exons ATGGCGTCCACGGCGAACGGcgacaagaagaggaagaaggagaagaagaacaagaatctCCGAGAGCATCCCGAGAACGACGAATTCGAAGacatcaagaaaaagaaaaagaacaataAGAAGAAGCAAAGGCTTCAACCCCACGCGGATCCGCCGC CGGAGATAGAAGATAAGGTCATGGAGAAGCATGGTAAGAAGCAGAACAAGAAGAAGGATAAGACGAAGGAGAGGAACCGACAGGATGGCCGCGAACTTGAGAGCGCCGCCGATAtcggagaggagaagaagaagaggaatagTCGCATCACGGACCCTCGATTCTCGTCTGCGCATTTCGATCCGCGGTTCCAGCGTATGCCGAAGCGCGAATCGAAGGTCGTCATTGATTCCCGCTTCTCCCGGATGTTCTCCGAGAAGAATTTTTCCACGTCCTCTGCGCCCATCGATAAGAGAGGGAAGGCGAGGAAGGAAAAAGGTGTGAATCCTCTACTCCATTACTATCTTCACCAAGACGAAGAGGGGGACGGGGAGACGGAGACGAAGGAAGAAGAAACCGATGAGCTGAGAGAAGGGAGCCCCGAGTTGCCGAGGAAAGCGAGCAAAAGTGCATACGAGCTGGAAGTGTCggaagaggagaagggagagaaggaagaggatttCGCTGCCTCAGAAAGTGACGAGAGTACTTCGACTAGTGAGGAAGATGATTATGACGATGATGAA TACTCGGTCGGTAGTGATATTTGTCAGTATTTGATGGCTGACCATAAGGATACACCAATGACAGACAAAGTGACTTACAGACTTGCAGTTGTTAATATGGACTGGGAACATATTAAG GCTGTTGATCTTTATGTGGTGATGAGTTCGTGTCTCCCAAAAGGTGGGCAAGTTTTATCAGTGGCTGTTTACCCATCTGAATTTGGATTCAAATGCATGGAAATTGAAGCAGCTCATGGACCATCTGGATTGCTTGATGGCAACGAAGAACGCAGTGATGATGATTcagatatttacaatgaaaaattgcgTACTTATGAGTTGAACAAACTAAG GTATTATTATGCTGTTGTGGTATGTGATTCAAGTGCAACTGCAGATCATATATATACAACTCTTGATGGTACCGAGTTTTTAAAAACATCAAATGTGTTCGATTTGCAATTCATTCCTGACACCATGGAGTTCAAATATCCTCCTCGTGACATCACAACAGAG GCGCCCACTAGCTACAAGGAACCGGACTTCCATACTCGTGCTTTGCAGCACAGCAAAGTTAAACTAAGCTGGGAAGAAGATGAACCAGAACGTACAAAAATCTTAAGACGAAAGTTCAATCCCAACCAG CTAGACGAGTTGAATGAATATTTGGCATCCAGTGGAGACAGTGATGAAGGTGATGACAATGATGGAGAAAATGGTTTTGAGAGTGATGATGCAGCAGCTTCACCCAATGGTGAAGAGAAAAGGCGCATAGCGAGAGAAAAGTTACGAGCTCTTTTACAGTCTGGAGATGATTCTGATGCAGATCGCAATGATGACAAGGACATGGAAATCACTTTTAATACCGAGCTTGAGGATTTGGGCAAGCGGATTCTTGAGAAAAAGGATAAGAAGTCTGAAACAGTCTGGGAAGCAGTTCTCAGAAAAAGGAGTGAGAAGAAGAAAGCAAGGAAGAGGAGATCTAAGTATTCCTCAGAGGATGATAGTAGTGATTATGATGTCCGAGAGGCACCTGACCAACCTGATGATTTCTTTGCTGAAGAACCGTCAGCCACTGATACCAAGGTTAGCAAGAAGTGCAGCAAGGAGTTGTCAAAGACTAAGGTTAAAGGTAATAGGAAAGTGAGAGATCTATCTCCAGATATGGAGAAGGAACAAGAGGCAAGTAGAGCAGAGTTGGAACTATTGCTTGCCGATGCCCAGGATGCAGAACATGGTCCTAAAGGCTATAACTTGAAACCTAAAAAGGTTAAagggaagaaggggaaggaaaagCCTTCTGATGACAAGCTACCTGATGTAAATATTGCTGATGATTCAAGGTTCTCTGCCCTCTTCTCTTCTCATCACTTTGCCGTGGACCCAACAGATCCGCAGTTCAAAAG GAGTGCAGCCTATATTCGTCAGCGACAACGGAAACAGCAATCTGGTGCTAGAGAGGAAGCAACAATGGAAGAAGCTGTGAATTCCACTGAGCAAGTTCCAGCTGATGATACAATTCCAGCTAAAGATGATTCCTTGGATCCTACCGGGGAGTCattggagagagagaaaaatgagtTCTCCTCCACAGTCTGGTCACTTAAAAGAAACTTGAGCAcactaaaaattaaatccaagggTAGATGA
- the LOC105041851 gene encoding UMP-CMP kinase 3 codes for MGTVVDASATTNTSKDVCQNHLGDKKVTVVFVLGGPGSGKGTQCANIVEHFGFTHLSAGDLLRAEIKSGSENGTMIQNMIKEGKIVPSEVTIKLLQRAMLESENNKFLIDGFPRNEENRAAFEEVTKIVPEFVLFFDCSEEEMEKRLLNRNQGREDDNIDTIRKRFKVFGESSLPVVEHYNSKGKVKKIDAGKPINEVFEDVKGIFSLLHEKAT; via the exons atggGAACTGTGGTGGATGCTTCTGCAACAACAAATACAAGCAAG GATGTTTGTCAGAACCACTTGGGTGACAAGAAAGTCACAGTTGTGTTTGTTTTAG GCGGTCCTGGCAGTGGCAAGGGTACACAGTGTGCCAACATCGTTGAGCATTTCGGGTTCACTCATCTTAGTGCTGGTGATCTTTTGCGTGCAGAAATTAAATCTGGTTCTGAAAATGG CACCATGATTCAGAACATGATAAAGGAGGGAAAGATTGTCCCTTCTGAGGTAACCATTAAGCTTTTACAAAGGGCCATGCTTGAAAGTGAAAACAACAAATTTCTGATTGATGGCTTCCCGCGGAATGAAGAGAACCGTGCTGCATTTGAGGAAGTT ACAAAGATAGTTCCCGAGTTTGTATTGTTTTTTGATTGTTCAGAGGAAGAAATGGAGAAGCGTCTTTTGAATCGTAACCAG GGGAGAGAAGATGATAATATTGATACCATAAGGAAACGTTTTAAAGTTTTTGGGGAATCCAGCTTACCTGTAGTTGAGCATTACAATTCAAAGGGCAAGGTTAAGAAG ATTGATGCTGGAAAGCCTATTAATGAGGTCTTTGAGGATGTTAAAGGCATTTTCTCCTTGTTGCATGAAAAG GCAACCTAG